From Roseburia hominis, the proteins below share one genomic window:
- a CDS encoding Mrp/NBP35 family ATP-binding protein, translating into MAEETNSGCSPEACSSCAHASSCSSKKKDMKAPANPYSQVKKVIGVISGKGGVGKSMVTATLARMLVEQGYTVGILDADVTGPSIPKMYGVHESAVGSEEGMFPCVAKDGTKIMSVNLLLENESDPVIWRGPIIAGVVTQFWTDVMWGDLDFLLVDMPPGTGDVPLTVFQSLPVDGVVIVTSPQDLVSMIVKKAYNMAKQMNIPVLGIVENYSYLECPECGKRISVFGESHIDEIAAELGLEVLGRMPIDPHLADMVEEEKFYEVKNDYLSDIVEKFQ; encoded by the coding sequence ATGGCGGAAGAGACAAATAGCGGATGCTCACCGGAGGCATGTTCCTCCTGTGCACATGCATCTTCATGCAGCAGTAAGAAAAAAGATATGAAAGCACCGGCTAATCCCTATTCTCAGGTGAAGAAGGTAATCGGCGTGATCAGTGGAAAAGGAGGCGTAGGCAAGTCGATGGTGACTGCGACTCTGGCTCGTATGCTGGTGGAGCAGGGATATACGGTGGGAATCCTTGATGCAGATGTTACCGGACCGTCTATTCCAAAGATGTACGGTGTGCATGAGAGCGCGGTAGGAAGCGAGGAAGGAATGTTCCCGTGTGTAGCAAAAGACGGAACGAAAATCATGTCCGTCAATCTGCTTCTGGAGAATGAATCCGATCCGGTCATCTGGAGAGGACCGATCATCGCCGGTGTTGTAACGCAGTTCTGGACAGATGTTATGTGGGGAGATCTGGATTTTCTCCTGGTGGACATGCCCCCGGGAACCGGTGATGTTCCGCTTACTGTGTTCCAGTCCCTTCCGGTAGATGGGGTCGTGATCGTGACCTCACCGCAGGATCTGGTCAGCATGATTGTGAAGAAGGCTTACAATATGGCAAAACAGATGAACATTCCGGTACTCGGAATCGTGGAGAATTACAGTTATCTGGAGTGCCCGGAATGCGGAAAGAGGATTTCTGTATTTGGGGAGAGCCATATTGACGAGATTGCAGCAGAGCTTGGACTTGAAGTGCTTGGCAGGATGCCGATTGATCCGCATCTTGCAGATATGGTAGAGGAAGAAAAATTCTATGAAGTAAAGAATGATTATCTGAGCGACATCGTTGAGAAGTTTCAATAA
- a CDS encoding DUF6465 family protein, whose protein sequence is MTKRQAKKAVAKQNAQAEETLKATEVTVENKAEELKETVAEKAEEVKEAAAAKVSEVKDAAEEKAAEVKEAAGQKVKEAKKAVGKKTADVKKAVKKAAVKKEIKTEIVLQYGEKEVNTKDMVAAVKKEWTKAKHKVSDIKSMELYVKPEDYAVYYVINGDTTGKVWL, encoded by the coding sequence ATGACAAAGAGACAGGCTAAGAAGGCAGTAGCGAAACAGAATGCACAAGCAGAAGAGACTTTAAAGGCTACAGAAGTAACCGTAGAGAATAAGGCAGAAGAGCTTAAGGAGACCGTAGCAGAAAAAGCGGAGGAAGTAAAAGAAGCAGCCGCTGCAAAGGTCAGTGAAGTAAAAGACGCAGCAGAGGAAAAGGCAGCAGAAGTAAAAGAAGCTGCTGGACAGAAAGTAAAAGAGGCCAAAAAAGCTGTTGGGAAAAAGACAGCTGATGTAAAAAAGGCTGTAAAGAAGGCAGCAGTAAAAAAAGAGATTAAGACCGAGATCGTATTGCAGTATGGCGAAAAAGAAGTGAATACGAAAGATATGGTAGCAGCAGTGAAGAAAGAATGGACAAAGGCAAAACACAAAGTATCTGATATTAAGTCCATGGAACTCTACGTAAAACCGGAAGATTACGCAGTATATTATGTAATCAACGGCGACACGACAGGTAAAGTTTGGTTGTAG
- a CDS encoding RidA family protein — MKVIATEKAPKALGPYSQGYVHGGILYSAGQIAINPETDTVEADTIEGQTEQVCKNIAAVLEEAGTSFDKVLKTTCFLSDMGDFAAFNEVYAKYFTSKPARSCVAVKTLPKNLLCEIEVIAVVE, encoded by the coding sequence ATGAAAGTAATCGCAACAGAAAAAGCACCAAAGGCATTAGGACCCTATTCTCAGGGCTATGTTCACGGCGGAATCCTTTACTCCGCAGGACAGATTGCAATTAATCCGGAAACAGATACCGTGGAAGCGGATACAATCGAAGGTCAGACTGAGCAGGTCTGCAAAAATATTGCAGCAGTTTTGGAGGAGGCAGGAACATCATTTGATAAGGTTCTTAAGACGACATGTTTCCTGAGTGATATGGGTGACTTTGCAGCATTTAATGAAGTTTATGCAAAATATTTCACATCAAAACCGGCAAGAAGCTGCGTGGCTGTTAAGACTCTGCCGAAGAATTTGCTTTGCGAGATCGAAGTAATCGCGGTTGTAGAGTAA
- the dnaK gene encoding molecular chaperone DnaK — protein sequence MGKIIGIDLGTTNSCVAVMEGGQPVVIANTEGARTTPSVVAFTKTGERLVGEPAKRQAVTNAEKTISSIKREMGSDYKVKIDDKKYSPQEISAMILQKLKADAEGYLGEKVTEAVITVPAYFNDAQRQATKDAGKIAGLDVKRIINEPTAAALAYGLDNEKEQKIMVYDLGGGTFDVSIIEIGEGVIEVLSTAGNNRLGGDDFDQKITEYMLADFKAKEGVDLSGDKMALQRLKEAAEKAKKELSSATTTNINLPFITATAEGPKHFDMNLTRAKFDELTHDLVDKTAEPVRRALSDAGITASELGQVLLVGGSTRIPAVQEEVKRLTGKEPSKSLNPDECVALGASVQGGKLAGDAGAGDILLLDVTPLSLSIETMGGVATRLIERNTTIPTKKSQIFSTAADNQTAVDINVVQGERQFARDNKSLGQFRLDGIPPAPRGIPQIEVTFDIDANGIVNVSAKDLGTGKEQHITITAGSNMSDADIDRAVKEAAEFEAQDKKRKEAIDAKNDADAMVFQTEKALKEVGDKIDAADRSAVEADVQALKDILAKANTDELSDAQVAEIKAGKEKLMESAQKLFTKVYEQAQAGAQAGPAPEAGPAPEGFNGDDVVDGDYKEV from the coding sequence ATGGGAAAGATTATTGGAATTGACTTAGGTACAACCAACAGTTGTGTGGCGGTTATGGAAGGCGGACAGCCGGTAGTAATCGCAAATACAGAAGGCGCAAGAACGACACCGTCTGTTGTGGCATTCACAAAGACCGGAGAGCGTCTGGTAGGTGAGCCGGCAAAACGTCAGGCAGTAACGAATGCTGAGAAGACCATTTCTTCTATTAAGAGAGAGATGGGAAGCGATTATAAAGTAAAAATTGACGACAAGAAATACTCTCCGCAGGAGATTTCCGCAATGATCCTTCAGAAACTGAAAGCAGACGCAGAAGGATATCTTGGCGAGAAGGTTACCGAGGCAGTCATCACTGTTCCGGCATACTTCAACGACGCACAGCGTCAGGCAACCAAAGATGCAGGTAAGATCGCAGGTCTTGATGTAAAACGTATCATCAACGAGCCGACTGCGGCAGCGCTTGCATACGGACTTGACAACGAGAAAGAGCAGAAGATCATGGTATACGACTTAGGCGGCGGTACATTTGATGTTTCCATCATCGAGATCGGCGAGGGCGTAATCGAAGTTCTTTCCACAGCAGGAAACAACAGACTGGGCGGAGATGACTTCGACCAGAAGATCACAGAATATATGCTGGCAGATTTCAAGGCAAAAGAGGGCGTAGACTTATCCGGTGATAAGATGGCGCTTCAGAGACTGAAAGAAGCAGCAGAAAAGGCAAAGAAAGAACTTTCTTCTGCAACCACTACGAACATCAACCTTCCGTTCATCACTGCGACAGCAGAAGGACCGAAGCATTTTGACATGAACCTTACCAGAGCAAAATTCGATGAGCTGACACATGATCTGGTAGACAAGACAGCAGAGCCGGTAAGACGTGCACTTTCCGACGCAGGAATCACAGCTTCCGAGCTTGGCCAGGTACTTCTGGTAGGTGGATCTACCCGTATTCCGGCTGTACAGGAAGAGGTAAAACGTCTGACAGGTAAAGAGCCGAGCAAATCCCTGAACCCTGATGAGTGTGTGGCACTTGGAGCTTCCGTACAGGGCGGTAAACTGGCAGGAGATGCTGGCGCAGGCGATATCCTTCTTCTGGACGTAACTCCGCTTTCCCTTTCTATCGAGACCATGGGAGGCGTTGCGACCAGACTGATCGAGAGAAATACCACGATCCCGACCAAGAAGAGCCAGATTTTCTCTACCGCAGCAGATAATCAGACAGCCGTTGATATCAACGTTGTACAGGGTGAGAGACAGTTCGCAAGAGATAACAAATCCCTTGGACAGTTCAGACTGGACGGAATTCCGCCGGCACCGCGTGGGATCCCGCAGATCGAGGTTACCTTCGATATTGATGCAAACGGTATCGTAAATGTATCCGCAAAAGATCTGGGAACAGGAAAAGAACAGCATATTACCATCACAGCAGGTTCTAACATGTCCGATGCAGACATCGACCGCGCAGTAAAAGAGGCGGCTGAGTTTGAGGCACAGGACAAGAAACGTAAAGAAGCTATCGATGCAAAGAATGATGCAGATGCTATGGTATTCCAGACGGAGAAAGCGCTGAAAGAGGTTGGAGACAAGATTGACGCTGCAGACAGAAGCGCTGTTGAGGCTGACGTTCAGGCACTCAAAGACATTCTGGCAAAGGCCAACACAGATGAGCTTTCTGATGCACAGGTCGCTGAGATCAAAGCAGGCAAAGAGAAACTGATGGAGAGCGCACAGAAGCTGTTCACAAAGGTTTATGAGCAGGCACAGGCTGGCGCACAGGCAGGACCGGCACCGGAGGCAGGACCGGCTCCGGAAGGATTTAACGGAGACGACGTGGTAGACGGCGACTACAAGGAAGTTTAA
- a CDS encoding MATE family efflux transporter — protein sequence MFTRFFRRQTEDSLHVNWGRFYRQVCLLVIPMALQNLINVGVTAADVMMLGRVGEKVLSGASLAGQIQFIMTLILFGTTSGATVLTAQYWGKKDTRTIEKIMGMGMSIGICSALLFTIAAEAIPETLLRIYTSDPAVIAEGVKYLRIVAISYVFMAGTQVYLNIMRSIERVVIATVVYSASLVTNVVINALLIFGLLGFPRLGIVGAAVATLLSRVLELVIVVWYAAVKNKVVRFHFRDLWKIDKVLLKDFMVYATPVILNELMWGLGSSANTAVMGHLGSAAVAANSVAQVARQLATVVVFGVSNATAIYLGRTIGERNFNLAKAYGRRFVGLSLITGAIGGGIILVAAPIANRFMTLSPEAQGYLTFMFFVMSYFTLCQALNTTLVVGVFRSGGDTRFGLVLDVSTMWGCSILIGAVLAFVFHASVPVVYIVLMSDEVIKLPITLKRFFSYKWIKDVTRDKSELAAE from the coding sequence ATGTTTACAAGATTTTTCAGGCGGCAAACAGAGGATAGTCTGCATGTCAACTGGGGCCGGTTTTACAGACAGGTATGCCTGCTGGTCATTCCGATGGCGCTCCAGAACCTGATCAACGTGGGAGTGACAGCGGCGGATGTCATGATGCTTGGAAGAGTGGGGGAAAAAGTGCTCTCCGGCGCTTCTCTTGCAGGACAGATTCAGTTTATTATGACGCTGATCCTGTTTGGGACGACCTCCGGGGCAACGGTTCTGACCGCGCAGTACTGGGGGAAGAAGGATACCCGGACGATTGAAAAAATTATGGGAATGGGCATGTCGATCGGAATTTGTTCGGCTTTGTTATTTACCATCGCGGCGGAGGCTATTCCGGAAACACTGCTGCGGATTTATACAAGTGATCCCGCGGTAATCGCGGAAGGCGTGAAATACCTGCGAATCGTGGCGATATCATATGTGTTCATGGCGGGTACCCAGGTGTATCTGAATATTATGCGCAGTATTGAGCGAGTGGTGATCGCTACGGTCGTATACAGTGCTTCCCTTGTGACCAATGTGGTGATCAATGCACTTCTCATTTTCGGACTTTTGGGCTTCCCCAGGCTGGGAATCGTCGGCGCGGCGGTCGCAACGCTGCTATCCCGTGTCCTGGAGCTGGTGATCGTCGTGTGGTATGCGGCTGTTAAGAATAAAGTGGTGCGTTTCCATTTCCGGGATTTGTGGAAGATTGATAAGGTGCTGTTAAAAGATTTTATGGTGTATGCGACGCCGGTCATTTTGAATGAACTGATGTGGGGACTGGGCTCTTCGGCGAATACGGCGGTGATGGGACATCTGGGAAGCGCGGCGGTCGCGGCGAATTCCGTGGCGCAGGTGGCAAGGCAGCTTGCCACGGTGGTCGTCTTCGGGGTGTCCAATGCGACGGCTATTTATCTGGGAAGAACCATCGGTGAGAGGAACTTTAATTTGGCAAAGGCGTATGGAAGACGATTTGTCGGGCTTAGCCTGATCACCGGGGCGATCGGCGGCGGTATCATACTGGTCGCAGCGCCGATTGCGAACCGTTTTATGACGTTATCTCCGGAAGCACAGGGGTATTTGACGTTCATGTTCTTTGTAATGTCCTATTTCACCCTGTGCCAGGCGCTGAATACAACGCTTGTGGTAGGGGTGTTCCGCTCAGGCGGGGATACCAGATTTGGCCTTGTCCTGGACGTTTCCACGATGTGGGGCTGTTCTATTTTGATCGGAGCAGTGCTTGCATTTGTGTTCCACGCCAGCGTGCCGGTGGTGTATATAGTCCTGATGAGTGATGAGGTGATCAAGCTGCCGATCACACTGAAACGGTTTTTCAGTTATAAATGGATCAAGGACGTGACTCGTGATAAGAGCGAACTGGCAGCCGAATAG
- the dnaJ gene encoding molecular chaperone DnaJ — MAEAKRDYYEVLGVSRDADDATLKKAYRALAKKYHPDMNPGDAEAEKKFKEASEAYAVLSDADKRRQYDQFGHAAFDGGAGGAGGFGGFDFNGADFSDIFGDIFGDLFGGGGRRGGRANTGPMKGANIRKGIRITFEEAVFGCEKELEVVLKDPCSKCNGTGAKPGTSPETCSRCGGKGQVVFTSQSFFGTVQNVQTCPECHGSGKIIKEKCPDCGGTGYVSSRKKIKVSIPAGIDNGQSVRIREKGEPGINGGPRGDLLVEVTVSRHPLFQRQDVHIFSTAPISFAQAALGGDVRIKTVDGDVIYTVKPGTKTDTKVRLKGKGVPSLRNPQLRGDHYVTLVIQTPEKLSAEAKEALRRFDELSGNSLNQETTSSDSKVKGKKKGFMDKLKETFEE, encoded by the coding sequence ATGGCAGAAGCAAAAAGAGATTATTATGAAGTCCTTGGCGTCTCACGAGATGCAGACGATGCCACTTTGAAAAAGGCTTACAGAGCTCTGGCGAAAAAGTACCACCCGGATATGAACCCGGGAGATGCGGAAGCGGAGAAGAAGTTCAAAGAGGCGTCGGAGGCTTATGCAGTATTAAGTGATGCGGATAAGCGCCGTCAGTATGATCAGTTTGGCCATGCCGCATTTGACGGCGGGGCAGGTGGAGCCGGCGGATTCGGCGGCTTTGATTTTAATGGCGCAGATTTCAGTGATATTTTCGGTGATATATTTGGCGATCTGTTCGGAGGCGGTGGACGACGCGGCGGACGCGCCAACACAGGCCCGATGAAGGGAGCTAATATCCGCAAAGGAATCCGGATTACATTTGAGGAGGCAGTATTTGGCTGCGAAAAGGAACTGGAAGTCGTGTTAAAGGACCCGTGCAGCAAATGTAACGGAACGGGTGCAAAGCCGGGAACTTCCCCGGAGACCTGTTCAAGGTGTGGCGGCAAGGGTCAGGTGGTGTTCACCTCTCAGTCATTTTTCGGTACCGTTCAGAATGTGCAGACCTGTCCGGAATGCCATGGAAGCGGAAAGATTATCAAAGAAAAATGTCCGGATTGTGGTGGAACAGGTTATGTATCCAGCCGTAAAAAGATCAAGGTATCCATTCCGGCCGGAATCGACAACGGGCAGAGTGTCCGTATCCGGGAAAAGGGAGAGCCGGGAATCAACGGTGGCCCGAGAGGAGACCTTCTGGTGGAGGTTACTGTGTCCAGACACCCGCTGTTCCAGAGACAGGACGTACACATTTTCTCCACAGCGCCTATTTCGTTCGCACAGGCAGCGCTGGGCGGTGACGTGAGAATCAAGACCGTAGACGGCGATGTGATCTATACGGTCAAACCAGGGACAAAGACGGACACAAAGGTGCGTCTGAAAGGAAAAGGTGTTCCGTCCCTCAGAAATCCGCAGCTTCGGGGAGATCACTATGTGACTTTGGTGATCCAGACACCGGAAAAATTAAGTGCGGAAGCCAAAGAAGCCCTGCGCAGGTTCGATGAATTGTCAGGAAACAGCCTGAATCAGGAGACAACTTCGTCCGATTCCAAGGTCAAAGGAAAGAAAAAGGGATTCATGGATAAACTCAAGGAGACCTTTGAAGAATAA
- the grpE gene encoding nucleotide exchange factor GrpE produces the protein MSNEEMVKEAVEEAKKAAEAEAEQQEMENAEEPQEEKVAEAEGAEAEDAEEEGGKEQETEAKETEETEEAPKKKGFFAKKKDKKDEQIADLTDKLTRQMAEFDNYRKRTEKEKSAMYEIGAKDVVEKILPVVDNFERGLQTVSEEEQESPFVQGMSQIYKQLMTTLEGLGVKPIEAVGQEFNPDFHNAVMHVEDEELGENIVAEEFQKGYMYRDSVVRHSMVKVAN, from the coding sequence ATGAGCAATGAAGAAATGGTAAAAGAAGCAGTGGAAGAAGCAAAGAAGGCCGCTGAGGCCGAGGCTGAGCAGCAGGAGATGGAAAACGCTGAGGAGCCGCAGGAGGAAAAGGTCGCGGAAGCAGAAGGTGCGGAAGCGGAAGATGCAGAGGAAGAAGGCGGCAAGGAGCAGGAGACAGAGGCCAAAGAAACAGAAGAGACTGAGGAAGCTCCTAAGAAAAAAGGCTTTTTCGCAAAGAAGAAGGACAAAAAAGATGAGCAGATCGCAGATCTTACCGATAAGCTCACCAGACAGATGGCAGAGTTCGACAATTACAGAAAGAGAACCGAGAAAGAAAAATCTGCCATGTATGAGATCGGAGCCAAAGATGTTGTGGAGAAGATTCTCCCGGTCGTAGATAATTTTGAGCGCGGACTTCAGACCGTATCCGAAGAGGAACAGGAAAGCCCGTTTGTGCAGGGTATGTCCCAGATTTACAAACAGCTTATGACCACACTGGAAGGACTTGGCGTGAAACCGATCGAGGCCGTTGGCCAGGAATTCAACCCGGATTTCCACAATGCAGTAATGCATGTGGAAGATGAAGAGCTTGGTGAGAATATCGTAGCCGAAGAGTTCCAGAAGGGTTATATGTACCGTGACAGCGTGGTGCGCCACAGCATGGTAAAAGTAGCAAACTAA
- a CDS encoding putative DNA modification/repair radical SAM protein has translation MRIAEEMTMYEKLSILTDAAKYDVACTSSGVDRRGDGTGMGNCEKAGICHSFSADGRCISLLKILFTNECIFDCKYCVNRSSNDVVRTSFTPDEICRLTMEFYRRNYIEGLFLSSGILKSPDYTMELIYSALYKLRKECNFQGYIHVKAIPGASLELVRKVGFLADRMSVNLELPTRESLRLLAPHKSRKNILAPMRMVQNGMRENREEIAVYRNAPQFVPAGQSTQMIIGATPETDYQIMQVTESLYQKFGLKRVFYSAFVPVNEDKLLPARTEAGPPLLREHRLYQADWLLRYYHFEVSELLNEENPNFNVLMDPKCNWALQHLECFPVEINRADYKMLLRVPGIGYRSAGRIVKARQLGVIGFEDLKKMGVVLKRALYFITCNGKMMYPTKIDQDYITRNLLDSRERLPDSVRNAGYRQLSLFDDVRFGAGGGIL, from the coding sequence ATGCGGATAGCGGAAGAGATGACGATGTATGAGAAGCTGAGTATTTTGACGGACGCGGCAAAGTATGATGTGGCGTGCACCTCCAGTGGAGTGGATCGCAGAGGAGACGGGACCGGAATGGGGAATTGCGAGAAGGCAGGAATCTGCCATAGCTTTTCGGCGGACGGGAGATGTATTTCTCTGCTTAAGATATTATTTACGAATGAGTGTATTTTTGATTGCAAGTATTGTGTGAATCGTTCTTCTAATGATGTGGTCCGGACTTCGTTTACTCCGGACGAAATCTGCCGCCTGACAATGGAGTTCTATCGGAGGAATTATATTGAGGGACTTTTTCTTAGCTCCGGCATTTTGAAGAGCCCGGATTACACGATGGAGCTGATTTATTCAGCATTATACAAGCTGCGGAAAGAGTGTAATTTTCAGGGATATATTCATGTCAAGGCGATTCCGGGGGCGAGCCTTGAGCTGGTGCGCAAGGTGGGATTTCTGGCAGATAGAATGAGTGTGAATCTGGAGCTCCCTACCAGGGAAAGCCTGCGCCTCCTCGCACCACACAAGAGCAGGAAGAATATTCTTGCCCCTATGCGTATGGTGCAGAACGGGATGCGGGAGAATAGAGAGGAGATTGCCGTTTACCGCAATGCGCCCCAGTTCGTTCCGGCGGGTCAGAGTACGCAGATGATCATAGGCGCTACGCCGGAGACGGATTATCAGATCATGCAGGTGACGGAGAGCCTTTATCAGAAGTTCGGGTTAAAGAGAGTATTTTATTCAGCGTTCGTACCGGTGAACGAAGATAAGCTCCTACCGGCCAGGACAGAGGCAGGTCCTCCGCTTTTGCGGGAACACAGGCTTTATCAGGCAGATTGGCTGCTTAGGTATTATCACTTTGAGGTCTCTGAGCTTTTGAACGAGGAGAATCCGAATTTTAACGTATTGATGGACCCGAAGTGTAATTGGGCGCTTCAGCATCTGGAATGTTTTCCGGTGGAGATCAACCGGGCAGATTACAAAATGCTGCTTCGGGTTCCGGGAATCGGTTACCGTTCTGCCGGGCGGATCGTGAAGGCCAGACAGCTGGGAGTGATCGGCTTTGAGGATTTAAAGAAGATGGGAGTTGTGCTAAAGAGAGCCCTGTATTTCATTACCTGTAATGGGAAGATGATGTATCCCACGAAGATTGATCAGGATTATATTACGCGGAACCTTTTGGATTCCAGAGAACGTCTGCCGGATTCTGTGAGGAATGCGGGATACCGGCAGTTATCATTGTTTGATGACGTAAGGTTTGGAGCGGGAGGTGGAATCCTGTGA
- a CDS encoding iron-containing alcohol dehydrogenase — protein sequence MFNFTQYAPTEIVFGKGVQLRTGEEVKKWGGNRVLIVFGGGSVIKSGLLQTVEESLNQEGIWHVRFGGVKPNPRLSFAEEGVRKAVSIDADFILAVGGGSAIDTAKAIAHGAANPKCALWDIWTKKVETRRPLPVGCVLTIAAAGSETSDSAVLTNEELGIKAGLGTDLNRPRFAIMNPELTYTLPRYQLACGIVDIMMHTLERYFIPNQRNRMTDEIAEGLLRVVIESAKTAMCDQTDYDAMSEIMWCGSLSHNNLTGLGREKDFSVHKLGHALGARYDAAHGATLSAVWGSWAEYVYENDIPRFCHYGESVWGIHMENEKEAAKEAIRRTVAFFKEIGMPVNLGELGVGKLSEEELRELAGKATMGGTVKLSKIKELDVNDVYKIFQAANRG from the coding sequence ATGTTTAACTTTACCCAGTATGCACCGACGGAGATCGTATTTGGAAAAGGTGTGCAGCTTCGCACGGGGGAAGAAGTGAAAAAATGGGGAGGAAACAGGGTTCTGATTGTCTTTGGAGGCGGAAGTGTGATTAAAAGCGGGCTGCTTCAGACAGTAGAGGAATCTTTGAATCAGGAAGGAATTTGGCACGTGCGGTTTGGCGGGGTTAAGCCAAATCCAAGACTTTCTTTCGCCGAGGAGGGCGTAAGGAAGGCAGTTTCAATAGATGCAGATTTTATTTTGGCAGTGGGCGGGGGAAGCGCCATCGACACGGCAAAAGCGATCGCCCACGGAGCAGCGAACCCTAAGTGCGCTCTTTGGGATATCTGGACGAAAAAGGTGGAGACTAGAAGGCCGCTTCCGGTGGGCTGTGTGCTCACGATCGCGGCGGCCGGCAGCGAGACCAGCGACTCGGCGGTTCTGACGAATGAGGAACTGGGAATTAAGGCAGGACTCGGCACGGACCTTAACAGACCGCGGTTTGCGATCATGAATCCGGAGCTTACTTATACGCTGCCCAGATATCAACTGGCATGTGGAATCGTAGATATCATGATGCACACTTTGGAGAGATATTTTATTCCCAACCAGAGGAACCGTATGACGGACGAGATCGCGGAAGGGCTTTTAAGAGTCGTGATTGAGAGTGCAAAAACGGCTATGTGTGATCAGACCGATTATGATGCCATGAGTGAGATTATGTGGTGCGGCAGTCTGTCACACAATAATCTGACCGGACTTGGCCGGGAGAAGGATTTCTCAGTCCATAAGCTGGGACATGCGCTGGGAGCCAGATATGATGCGGCTCACGGAGCGACCCTCTCGGCGGTGTGGGGCTCCTGGGCGGAGTACGTATATGAAAATGATATTCCCAGATTCTGCCATTATGGCGAGAGCGTGTGGGGAATACATATGGAAAATGAAAAAGAGGCGGCAAAGGAAGCCATTCGCCGAACGGTAGCGTTCTTTAAAGAAATCGGTATGCCGGTGAATTTGGGAGAACTCGGAGTCGGAAAACTCTCGGAAGAAGAACTGAGGGAACTGGCAGGCAAGGCTACCATGGGCGGTACAGTGAAATTATCAAAGATCAAGGAGTTAGATGTGAACGATGTTTACAAGATTTTTCAGGCGGCAAACAGAGGATAG
- the hrcA gene encoding heat-inducible transcriptional repressor HrcA yields the protein MESIQELSDRKSKILHAIIKNYLDTGEPVGSRTISKYTDLNLSSATIRNEMADLEELGYIMQPHTSAGRIPSDKGYRWYVDMLMSKKEQEVTEMKEQMLEKADKMEQLLKQAAKVLANNTNYATMISTPVYNRNKIKFIQLSQVDETQLIAVIVMEGNIVKNQIVTLEEPLTNEGLLKLNMLLNTSLNGMAIEEINLGLIARLKEQAGIHSEIVSNVLDVVANMVQVDDGMEIYTSGATNIFKYPELSDKKSAQEIISAFEEKQQLASLVTQTMASSENKDIQVYIGGESKVEKMKDCSVVTATYELGEGMQGTIGIIGPKRMDYEHVMKTLKTLMAELDNIFHRSS from the coding sequence ATGGAGTCCATACAGGAGTTAAGTGACCGCAAGTCGAAGATTTTGCACGCGATTATCAAGAATTACCTGGACACCGGAGAACCGGTCGGCTCCAGAACGATTTCCAAGTATACGGACTTAAATCTAAGTTCGGCGACGATCCGGAATGAGATGGCGGATCTGGAAGAGCTTGGATACATCATGCAGCCTCATACATCAGCAGGAAGGATACCATCGGACAAAGGCTATCGCTGGTACGTGGATATGCTGATGAGCAAGAAGGAGCAGGAAGTCACAGAGATGAAGGAGCAGATGCTGGAAAAGGCAGATAAGATGGAACAGCTCCTCAAGCAGGCGGCGAAGGTGCTTGCGAATAACACCAACTACGCGACGATGATTTCCACTCCGGTCTATAATAGAAATAAGATCAAATTTATCCAGTTGTCTCAGGTAGACGAGACGCAGCTCATCGCGGTGATCGTGATGGAAGGCAACATCGTCAAGAACCAGATCGTGACGCTGGAAGAACCGCTCACGAACGAGGGACTCCTGAAGCTGAATATGCTGCTCAATACCTCCCTCAATGGAATGGCGATTGAGGAGATCAACCTGGGGCTGATCGCAAGACTCAAAGAGCAGGCAGGCATTCACAGCGAGATCGTGAGCAACGTACTGGACGTGGTAGCGAACATGGTTCAGGTGGACGACGGTATGGAAATCTACACCAGTGGAGCTACCAACATTTTCAAATATCCGGAGCTGAGCGATAAAAAGAGCGCCCAGGAGATCATCAGTGCATTTGAAGAAAAGCAGCAGCTTGCTTCCCTGGTCACACAGACGATGGCGAGCAGCGAGAACAAAGATATTCAGGTGTATATCGGTGGGGAATCCAAGGTGGAGAAGATGAAGGACTGCAGCGTCGTCACAGCAACTTATGAGCTGGGCGAGGGAATGCAGGGAACCATCGGAATTATCGGACCGAAGCGTATGGATTATGAGCATGTAATGAAGACTCTCAAGACGTTGATGGCAGAGCTTGACAATATTTTCCACAGAAGCAGTTAG